The sequence GTAATTCAAAAATTACTTGATGCAAACAAACTTTTACTCAAATCAAGCATTAAGCATTCGTATCCGCACTGTTGGCGTTGCCGTGGTGGATTAATTTTCCGTGCAACTAAACAATGGTTCTGTGATTTATCAAAGAATGATCTTAAAGAAAAAGCATGCGAGGCAGTTTCACGCATTAATATGCTTCCTGCAGCATCTCACAATCGTTTTGAAGCAACAATAGAAGGTAGACTTGAGTGGTGCTTATCTCGTCAACGTACATGGGGAGTTCCAATTACTGCTCTTATTTGTGATGCATGTGACTATGCATATACAAATAAAGAATTTATTGATGAAATTGCTACTCATGTTGCACAAAAAGGTATTGAATATTGGGACACAATACCAGTGGAGTCTCTTAAATATGCATCTACTACTTGTCCACAATGCACAACAGGTGTATTGCATAAAGAAACAGATATTCTTGATGTGTGGTTTGATTCTGGAATAAGCCACTATGCAGTATTGCAAAAAAATCCTGCACTTGCTTATCCAGCTGACATGTATCTTGAAGGTAAAGATCAGCATCGTGGTTGGTTCCAAAGTTCATTGCTCACGAGCATGATTATTGAACAAACACCATGTACTAAAACAATTGTAACTCACGGATATACAGTTGATGCGCAAGGTCGCAAAATGTCAAAATCATTGGGTAATGTTGTTTCTCCTCAGGAAATAATTGGCAATATAGGTACAGATGGACTGCGTTTATGGGCTTCAAGTATCGACAATTCGGGTGATCCGGTTGTTTCTGAGATTTTACTTAAAAATGTGCAAGAAGTATTTAGAAAAATACGCAATACATGTCGATTCTTGCTTTCTAACATTAATGATTTTGATATGTCAAAAGATGCTGTTCTAGCTGAAAAAATGAATGCCATCGATCAGTATGCATTACAAGAACTTTTTGAACTAAATGAAGAAGTTATTCACGCGTATACAGAATATAATTTTACACGCGTGTTCCATTTGCTTGGTAATTACTGCTCAATTAATCTCAGTGCATTTTATTTGGATATTGTAAAAGATAGATTATACGTTGAAAAAAAAGATGGCTTAGAGCGACGTTCTGCACAAACAGTATGTACCAATATGCTCGATACATTAACAAAGCTCATGGCGCCAATTTTGTCGTTTACTGCAGAACAGTTATCTGATGAATATCAAAAAGGTAAAACTGATTCTATTCACTTGCAAAAGTTTACTGTTATGGAGAATGTTTGGGAACAATTGGCTGAAAGAAGGTTTATGCATGAACCACGAGTACTTCAGCATATTACTCCTACTGCATCTACCTATAAAATGGAAGAGATTGCATCGCGGCATACACATGAAGATGTTTGGGAAGTACTCAAAAATATGCGATCCGCATTGCTTAAAGCAATTGAACTGCAACGTGAAAAACAAGTTGTTAAACATTCATTAGAAGCTCAAGTAACATTGTATATTAATCCAGAAGCAGATTTTTATAATAAGATGAATAACTTTTTCATAGCTTTGAATGAAAAAGATGAAAGTGTTGAAAGCTTTTTAAAAGAATTCTTAATTGTTTCCCAATGTACTGTGTTATCAAGTGCTAGCAATCTCGAAGAAACAGAATTAAAAGGGTTGCTTGCACGCGTTGAACATGCAGATGGTGTAAAATGTCCTCGTTGTTGGCAATGGGATGTTACAAGTGATCCTGATGATCTGTGTAGACGGTGTCAGAAGATAGTAAGATAACAAAGAGGCCTGCGGTTAATGCAGGCCTCTTTTTATTAAACAAGATATGTTGTTATTCTTGCGCAGGTTTTTTTGGAGTTATTGCAGGCTCTTTTTTTGCAACAGGAGCTTTTTTAGTTGTAAAACTTTTTACATCTTCAAAAAGTTTTTTGATGTTGTTTCTGATATCAAATAAAGATACCTTGGATGTAATATCTTTCCTGAGCTTATTGTCTTCATCAAGAAGATCATCACCGCCACCAAAGTAAGCCCATTGTTTTTCTTTTGAAAGAGTTGCTATATCAGTTTTTTTACTTTGTTCTGCTCCGGGACGTTTTTTAGCATAAGCTGCAGCGGCTTCTTTTTCTTCTTTTGTTGGGGCTTCAAAAGTATTTATAGAATCACGCAAGCCTTCAAGTTCTTTTTTATTCGCATCAAAAAACTTATTGATTTCTTTTTGGTAGTGAGCCAAATCATCAGCATTAAGTTTTTTGTCATTTATTTTTTTGAGGGATTTGATGATCGTAGATATTCCTTTATCTACTGTAGTTGGCAAAGTAGCACCAGCAAGTATAACATCTACGCTATCATCTTCTTTGATATATTTGGCAAGATCTGCAAGTTTTGTTGGATTGTCCTCTTTGTCTGAGAAAGCTGCTTTAATAGCCTCAAGATTGCTTTTAATATCAGCGATAGCTCGTTCAACTTCATAATTAGGTATGAACTGTTCAGCTCTACTTTTGCCTTTTTTATCTTTTGTTTCTTTTGTTTCTTCTGAATCTTTTTCACCTTCTGTTTTTCCTGCTCCACCTCCAGTTGCACCGCCACCGCTTTTTCCACCACCACTGCCGCCTCTGCCTG comes from Candidatus Babeliales bacterium and encodes:
- the ileS gene encoding isoleucine--tRNA ligase produces the protein MEKVENQKKSFKDTLNLPHTDFPIRSNHKEDDAALLKRWENENLYHRAFTVHKGEEKFILHDGPPYANGYTHIGHAYNKILKDIVTKSQRMMGKHVPVTPGWDCHGLPIEFAVKKENPELQGDALKKACREYANKWIDIQRHEFKQLGVLMDWDHPYLTMDFSYEADILRSFGILVQQGYIERKNKTVPWCPSCQTVLASAEIEYHDRKDPSLYVLFTLAKDVCEKLFPQLQNKPMSLLVWTTTPWTLPLNRAVLLKPNTDYVVLETADNYVVVGKSLAEKIVELLGITKNVVAEFNSQTLIESDAQVAHPFIDNFFVPVLVDDSVLTDNGTACVHSAPGVGPIDYEVGVKNNLEIYSPITPDGHYTKDIEPQELAGMSVAHAQGWVIQKLLDANKLLLKSSIKHSYPHCWRCRGGLIFRATKQWFCDLSKNDLKEKACEAVSRINMLPAASHNRFEATIEGRLEWCLSRQRTWGVPITALICDACDYAYTNKEFIDEIATHVAQKGIEYWDTIPVESLKYASTTCPQCTTGVLHKETDILDVWFDSGISHYAVLQKNPALAYPADMYLEGKDQHRGWFQSSLLTSMIIEQTPCTKTIVTHGYTVDAQGRKMSKSLGNVVSPQEIIGNIGTDGLRLWASSIDNSGDPVVSEILLKNVQEVFRKIRNTCRFLLSNINDFDMSKDAVLAEKMNAIDQYALQELFELNEEVIHAYTEYNFTRVFHLLGNYCSINLSAFYLDIVKDRLYVEKKDGLERRSAQTVCTNMLDTLTKLMAPILSFTAEQLSDEYQKGKTDSIHLQKFTVMENVWEQLAERRFMHEPRVLQHITPTASTYKMEEIASRHTHEDVWEVLKNMRSALLKAIELQREKQVVKHSLEAQVTLYINPEADFYNKMNNFFIALNEKDESVESFLKEFLIVSQCTVLSSASNLEETELKGLLARVEHADGVKCPRCWQWDVTSDPDDLCRRCQKIVR